The Antedon mediterranea chromosome 11, ecAntMedi1.1, whole genome shotgun sequence genome window below encodes:
- the LOC140063156 gene encoding myogenesis-regulating glycosidase-like has translation MATIVIEGPIEEQDIPLETTPKNEANGIEPETVTEKELKERTQAIVNPEQVDIAFPIKQLRFRREIKLKIMVLFLFFAIVTGVVCIYKFFEPDSLYFEFGETKFDVESHMLEVRYNDQTVLLGTLGQQISKDVNPYYCHNSKTEICLRWINLGSLTIKQSVFESTEIYHVTWIAWKKNQQLVDCYSFGDNYSWYGGGILPDQLWPVQHWNKSQYVPFITSSSSSLISGYGHEGYGSVQERYFLSSSGVQIIINSTNPLFVNIFNQSQICFKSMYSNPYLKSMNNQLELQYSITVDKSVSTVYKYAKSNIFPETSTPQEFLIGDVIWSLQDVIHGDCMTQTDILNFADDILSHGYNASILEIPEGFASNYGDFNFDRERFPNASEMFEVLHRKGWKVMLVTGIFANTDANAFIEGISQGYWVQDPRGEVPGLVQWDYGIGALLDVTYDNAITWFVNRLNNFRRKYYIDYFTFKYGQASYLPFGFKTKINLANPSDFTRLYVEAITQVDGCLAVTSGYQNQDLGLYSQLEPLHPTWLPLKGLKSVIPTVLNLSILNYHYFIPSTIGGTINVAENCSHIDIEYSVDPELYIRWVEMQVFFPVMKFSVPPWKLSDSVDNIAKKWVKFHGNYFKNKNAQQLDSFEEALIKPVWLSGDVKNVESNVIETSFMVGDSTVVAPILNSKENSRKVYLPEGKWSSPLSSELFQGGQTITITGINTDSIAYFELIDDELHK, from the exons ATGGCTACTATCGTTATTGAAGGCCCAATTGAAG AACAAGATATCCCGCTTGAGACAACACCCAAAAATGAAGCCAATGGAATTGAACCAGAGACTGTTACTGAAAAAGAACTGAAAGAAAGAACACAAGCCATCGTCAACCCAGAACAGGTGGACATAGCCTTCCCGATTAAACAACTAAGATTTCGTCGAGAGATTAAGTTAAAAATTATGgttttgtttctcttttttgCAATTGTTACGGGAGTGGTAtgtatttacaaatttttcGAACCAGACAGTTTATACTTTGAGTTTGGCGAAACAAAATTTGATGTAGAGAGTCACATGTTGGAGGTTCGATACAATGATCAGACAGTTCTTTTAGGTACTCTGGGTCAACAAATCTCAAAAGATGTCAACCCATATTATTGTCACAATTCAAAAACCGAAATTTGCCTGAGGTGGATAAATTTAGGATCTTTGACAATAAAACAGAGTGTGTTTGAGTCAACAGAAATATACCACGTGACGTGGATAGCATGGAAGAAAAATCAACAACTCGTTGATTGTTATTCATTCGGTGATAATTATTCATGGTATGGTGGCGGTATACTACCTGACCAGTTATGGCCAGTTCAACATTGGAATAAATCGCAATACGTACCTTTCATAACATCTTCTTCAAGCAGTCTTATTAGTGGTTACGGACATGAGGGATATGGCTCTGTTCAAGAGCGTTATTTTTTGTCTTCCAGCGGTGTGCAAATCATCATCAACAGTACTAACCCACTTTTTGTAAATATCTTCAATCAATCACAAATTTGTTTCAAGTCTATGTACTCTAATCCCTACCTGAAGTCGATGAACAACCAGTTagaattacagtacagtattactgtTGATAAATCTGTGTCGACTGTTtacaaatatgcaaaatctaacaTTTTTCCAGAAACATCAACACCTCAGGAGTTTTTAATCGGTGATGTTATTTGGAGTTTACAAGATGTTATACATGGTGATTGTATGACGCAAAcagacattttaaattttgctGATGATATACTTTCACATGGATATAACGCAAGTATTTTAGAAATCCCAGAAGGCTTTGCCTCAAATTACGGAGATTTTAACTTTGATCGTGAAAGGTTTCCGAATGCAAGTGAAATGTTTGAGGTTCTTCATAGAAAAGGTTGGAAAGTTATGTTAGTGACAGGTATATTTGCAAATACGGATGCTAATGCATTTATAGAAGGTATTTCACAAGGATACTGGGTACAAGACCCACGAGGAGAGGTACCTGGACTCGTGCAATGGGATTACGGTATCGGAGCATTGCTTGACGTAACGTATGATAACGCCATTACGTGGTTTGTCAACAGATTAAACAATTTCAGAAGAAAATATTATATcgattattttacttttaaatatgGGCAAGCCAGTTATCTTCCGTTtggatttaaaacaaaaattaatcttGCGAATCCGTCTGATTTCACAAGATTATATGTAGAAGCAATAACACAGGTTGATGGATGCTTAGCAGTGACGTCGGGTTATCAAAACCAAGACTTAGGACTCTACAGTCAGCTTGAACCCCTACATCCAACATGGCTACCTTTGAAAGGTTTAAAGAGTGTTATTCCAACTGTTCTTAATCTATCAATTCTCAACTACCATTACTTTATCCCAAGTACAATCGGTGGTACAATCAATGTAGCTGAGAATTGTAGTCATATAGACATTGAATACAGTGTCGACCCAGAGTTATATATCCGATGGGTTGAAATGCAAGTATTTTTTCCAGTTATGAAATTCTCAGTTCCCCCATGGAAATTAAGTGATTCTGTTGATAATATTGCTAAAAAGTGGGTCAAATTTCATggaaattatttcaaaaataaaaatgctcAACAATTGGATTCATTTGAGGAAGCGTTAATAAAACCAGTTTGGTTAAGTGGAGAcgtaaaaaatgttgaatccAATGTTATTGAAACGTCATTTATGGTCGGAGACTCAACAGTTGTTGCTCCTATTTTAAATTCCAAAGAAAATAGCAGAAAAGTTTACTTGCCTGAAGGCAAATGGTCTAGTCCATTAAGTAGCGAGTTATTTCAGGGTGGACAAACAATAACAATCACAGGTATAAACACTGATAGTATTGCCTATTTTGAGCTTATAGATGATgaacttcacaaataa
- the LOC140063157 gene encoding E3 ubiquitin-protein ligase arih1-like: protein MDEDEGFFIEDDEEEQDDDQGSSGYEDHFEMEGEESSSRDRAEDDDFYYEVLNPDAIVQHMVDTIREVNNVVEIPATVTRILLNHFKWDKEKLMERYYDGDQDRLFSEAHIVSPHRQSTPQSASKVNTRSSSCLMQSCMVCCRTMPTNDFSSLECGHKFCNECWTRYLSMKIVDEGMGQTISCAAHGCDILVDDHTVMKLVKEPRVKLKYQHLITLSFVGCNRLMRWCPAPDCPYAVKVNHNEVKPVKCRCDHEFCFSCGEMWHDPVKCIWLKKWIKKCDDDSETSNWIAANTKECPKCHVTIEKDGGCNHMVCRNQSCKADFCWVCLGPWEPHGSSWYNCNRFDEDEAKKARDNQEKSRSALQRYLFYCNRYMNHMQSLKFENKLYTKIKTKMEDMQQMNMSWIEVQFLKKAVDVLVSCRSTLMNTYVFAFYLGKNNQSIIFEENQKDLENATEFLSEYLERDITSDSIIDIKQKVQDKSRYCESRRKVLLEHVHEGYEKDSWVYFE from the exons atggATGAAGATGAAGGATTTTTCATCGAAGACGATGAAGAAGAGCAGGATGATGACCAGGGATCGAGTGGTTATGAAGACCATTTCGAAATGGAAGGTGAAGAATCTTCTTCAAGAGATAGGGCAGAAGATGATGACTTTTACTATGAAGTTTTAAATCCAGATGCCATAGTTCAACACATGGTTGATACTATACGAGAAGTAAATAATGTTGTAGAG atACCTGCAACTGTAACACGAATATTATTGAATCACTTCAAATGGGACAAAGAAAAACTTATGGAACGTTATTATGATGGTGATCAGGATAGGTTATTTTCAGAAGCTCATATAGTTAGTCCTCATCGGCAGTCGACGCCACAGTCTGCATCAAAA GTCAATACAAGGTCATCGTCCTGCCTCATGCAATCTTGTATGGTATGTTGTCGCACTATGCCAACAAAC GATTTTTCTTCTTTGGAATGTGGACACAAGTTTTGCAATGAATGTTGGACTAGATATTTATCAATGAAGATAGTGGATGAAGGCATGGGACAG ACTATATCATGTGCAGCTCATGGGTGTGACATTCTTGTAGATGACCATACAGTTAT GAAACTAGTTAAAGAGCCTCGTGTAAAGTTAAAGTATCAACACCTTATAACATTGAGTTTTGTGGGTTGTAATCGTCTGATGCGATGGTGTCCAGCTCCTGATTGTCCGTACGCTGTCAAGGTCAACCATAATGAGGTCAAACCAGTCAAATGCCGTTGTGATCATGAGTTTTG CTTTTCCTGTGGTGAAATGTGGCATGATCCTGTCAAATGTATA TGGTTAAAAAAATGGATAAAGAAATGTGATGATGACAGCGAGACTTCTAATTGGATAGCTGCAAACACCAAAGAATGTCCCAAGTGTCATGTGACCATTGAGAAAGATGGCGGCTGCAATCACATGGTGTGTCGTAACCAGAGCTGCAAG GCTGATTTTTGCTGGGTTTGCTTAGGTCCTTGGGAGCCTCATGGATCTTCTTg GTATAATTGCAATAGGTTTGATGAAGATGAAGCAAAGAAAGCTAGAGATAATCAAGAA AAATCCAGATCAGCATTGCAGAGATACCTTTTCTATTGTAATCGCTACATGAATCACATGCAAAGTCTCAAGTTTGAAAATAAG CTGTATACTAAGATTAAAACTAAAATGGAAGACATGCAGCAGATGAACATGTCATGGATTGAAGTACAGTTTCTAAAGAAAGCTGTTGATGTTCTCGTCTCATGCCGCTCTACGCTAATGAATACTTATGTGTTTGCTTTCTATCTTGGCAAAAACAACCAGAGTATAATATTTGAG GAGAACCAGAAAGATTTAGAAAACGCAACTGAGTTTTTATCAGAATATTTAGAACGAGATATTACATCAGATTCCATTATTGATATCAAGCAAAAGGTGCAAGATAAATCAAG ATACTGTGAAAGTCGACGGAAGGTACTATTGGAGCATGTACACGAAGGATATGAGAAGGATTCTTGGGTCTATTTTGAATGA